The nucleotide sequence TCGTTTTCAGTTAAAGCTTTAATAGTTTTAGCGCGATCATGAACAGAAATACCTGTGGTACATCCATGACCAATCAGATCTATAGAAACGGTAAATTGAGTATTGTGAAGTACTGTATTTTCATTCACCATCAGGTTTAATCCTAATTCCTTAGAACGATCTTCGGTAATAGGTGCGCAAATTAATCCGCGACCATGGGTGGCCATAAAGTTGATCATCTCTGGAGTAACTTTCTCTGCTGCAGCTATAAAATCGCCTTCATTCTCGCGATCTTCATCATCTACAACGATAATTATTTTTCCAGCTTTTATATCCTCAATAGCCTCTTTTATAGTATTTAATTTGAAGGATTTATGACCTTCATTATTTACTGACATCCTGCAATTTTTTTAGGTTAACAAAGGTATTTAATCTATTTATCTTTATGCTTTACCAATGCCATCTTTTTCAAGAACTTTGAAATTGGTCTGGTAATAGAATCGAATGAAAATAACCCTTGATCTGTTGTCGCTCGATAAGTAAAATAGACTCCCAGTGGTAGCATAATTAGCGTGCTAAGCCAGGTTGCTATAAATGGGCTTACACTGCCATCTTCGGCACTATTTTTAGCAAAAATACCTATAAAGTGATATGATAGAAATATGATAATTGCGATTACCATAGGTAACCCCATTCCACCTTTTCTTATAATAGCTCCTAATGGAGCTCCAACAAAAAATAAAACGATACACGCAACCGCTAAAACATATTTTTCATGTAATGCAATTTCAAATTTATTTAAACGTCTTACACTTTGTTTAAATTCCTGTTTTTTTATCGATAAATGAGAAACAGCTGCATTAGTAGTTCTAATAGCATCATCTATCATTCTTAGCGATTGTTCACTATCGTAATTATCTAAAATGGAATTTTTAATTTCTTTAGGCGTAGCAGAATCGGCCGGAGTGAAATTTCTATCAAGCGTCTGTACTCCGGTTCTGCTATACATTGAAGTGGCAAAAGCCTCTTTGCGATTATTTAAAGCCGTAGAGAAGCTATCGATACTTTTTGTAAGCTCCCCAATGCGAAGCATACTTTGAGAGGTATAACTTTCATCTTCCATATCAACCTGATTTAAAGAAGAAAGGTCGATATTCATTGTATATTCGTTAAAATGACTTTTAGCAAATGGCTTGTGATCTCGCTTAGAATAATCGCTGGGTTGTACTTCTCTATAGTAATTTCCGTCGCTAAGTATTAATGACAAAACATTAGATTCTTCACTACTTACCAATTCTCCTTCTTTAGATTTTATGACCGTATAATCTCCGCCACGTTCAGTACCTGTGTGGATAATGACATTGTGTAGATATTGATCATTATCTCCTGTTTTTTTATCTACTTTAATATTGATATTACCAACATCATTAAAAACCCCGGCAGATATTGCCATGGCAGGTTTCATCTTAGCGATATTCTTACGTAAATTAAGAATTTTAAACTCGGCTGCGGGTATTACATTATTAGCAAATACAAAACCGGTTATGCTTACTAAAAGAATGAATAAGGTAAGACTGCGCATTGCTCTTTGTAAGGAAATCCCTGAAGACTTCATGGCGGCAAACTCATAATTTTCAGCAAAACTACCAAAAACCATAATCGATGTAAGTAAAATAGTAAGCGGCAACACCATAGGAACTAATTTAGGTGTTGTAAACAATAAAAACTTTAGGATGATAGCAACATCTAAATCTTTACCTGCAAGTTCACCAATATACAACCAGATAGCCTGGAGCACAAAAATGAACATTAAGATGATAAAGACGGTAAAGAATGTTTTTAGATAACTAACTAATATGTACCTGTCTAATATTTTCAAAAGTGTAGGATTAATCTAAGCGATTAATATAATAATTACTGTATCGACTCTCATCAAAAGTAAATAGATTCTTTGCAAGAGGTTGATTGGTTTTAAAACTTTTTACGGTAATTGTTATTTTAGTTCCGTTAGGCTGAGTTTG is from Zunongwangia endophytica and encodes:
- a CDS encoding LptF/LptG family permease, with the translated sequence MKILDRYILVSYLKTFFTVFIILMFIFVLQAIWLYIGELAGKDLDVAIILKFLLFTTPKLVPMVLPLTILLTSIMVFGSFAENYEFAAMKSSGISLQRAMRSLTLFILLVSITGFVFANNVIPAAEFKILNLRKNIAKMKPAMAISAGVFNDVGNINIKVDKKTGDNDQYLHNVIIHTGTERGGDYTVIKSKEGELVSSEESNVLSLILSDGNYYREVQPSDYSKRDHKPFAKSHFNEYTMNIDLSSLNQVDMEDESYTSQSMLRIGELTKSIDSFSTALNNRKEAFATSMYSRTGVQTLDRNFTPADSATPKEIKNSILDNYDSEQSLRMIDDAIRTTNAAVSHLSIKKQEFKQSVRRLNKFEIALHEKYVLAVACIVLFFVGAPLGAIIRKGGMGLPMVIAIIIFLSYHFIGIFAKNSAEDGSVSPFIATWLSTLIMLPLGVYFTYRATTDQGLFSFDSITRPISKFLKKMALVKHKDK